From the genome of Psychrilyobacter atlanticus DSM 19335, one region includes:
- a CDS encoding nucleoside hydrolase produces the protein MKLKKKRIIIDCDPGIDDSLAILLALNSNEVDLIGITVVGGNVDAMKCAINAIKVLEVGGRLDIPVYLGESKPLVRELETAEETHGEGGLGKVVVQKSEDHNLIKKGAIEFLLANSSDCHLITIGPMINLARAIQKDKEAFNKFLSITSMGGAYKSHGNCSQVAEFNYWVDPHAVQLVYDNYNKPITMVGLDVTRSCVLTPDYRQLLKFIDTPVSNFIYDITEFYVDFHWEQERTLGCVINDPLAMAYFIDNTLADGFYSNLEMVVEGNAVGQSMIDVQGFYKREDNVLVLTEVDNIRFMNMFFKRLFKGHEKDIDLVIK, from the coding sequence ATGAAATTAAAAAAGAAAAGAATCATAATCGATTGTGATCCAGGAATAGACGATAGTTTAGCAATATTATTAGCTTTAAATTCCAACGAAGTAGATTTAATAGGAATAACTGTAGTTGGTGGGAATGTAGATGCTATGAAATGTGCAATTAATGCTATTAAGGTATTGGAAGTTGGAGGAAGACTGGATATTCCTGTATATTTAGGAGAATCTAAGCCTTTAGTCAGAGAATTAGAAACAGCAGAAGAAACCCATGGAGAGGGAGGATTAGGAAAGGTAGTAGTTCAAAAGAGTGAAGATCATAATTTAATAAAAAAGGGAGCGATAGAATTTTTGCTGGCTAACTCAAGTGACTGCCACCTTATTACCATTGGACCTATGATAAATCTTGCTCGTGCAATACAAAAAGACAAAGAAGCTTTCAATAAATTTTTATCTATAACTTCCATGGGGGGAGCTTATAAAAGTCATGGGAATTGTTCTCAGGTAGCTGAATTTAATTATTGGGTAGATCCCCATGCAGTGCAGTTGGTATATGATAATTATAATAAACCTATTACCATGGTTGGCCTGGATGTGACGAGAAGTTGTGTTCTAACCCCTGATTATCGTCAGTTGCTAAAATTTATAGATACTCCTGTATCGAATTTTATCTATGATATTACAGAATTTTATGTAGATTTTCACTGGGAACAGGAGAGAACTCTAGGCTGTGTAATAAATGATCCGTTGGCTATGGCATACTTTATAGACAACACTTTAGCAGACGGGTTCTATAGTAATTTAGAGATGGTAGTAGAGGGAAATGCCGTAGGCCAGTCTATGATCGATGTACAAGGGTTCTATAAAAGAGAAGATAATGTCTTGGTTCTCACAGAGGTTGACAATATAAGGTTTATGAATATGTTTTTCAAAAGATTATTTAAAGGCCATGAAAAAGATATAGATCTAGTAATAAAATAA
- the panD gene encoding aspartate 1-decarboxylase: MKLQMLKGKIHRAIVTQAELHYVGSITLDVELMKAAGIREYEQVHIVDIDNGARFETYVIAGTERGIVCLNGAAARMVQTGDRVIIMAYCYMDESEAEEHKPKVVLLGEDNKVMKISSYEKHGKLM; the protein is encoded by the coding sequence ATGAAACTACAGATGCTTAAAGGAAAGATACACAGGGCCATAGTAACACAGGCAGAACTCCATTATGTAGGAAGTATAACTTTGGATGTAGAGCTTATGAAAGCAGCAGGAATAAGGGAATATGAGCAGGTACATATAGTTGATATAGACAATGGGGCTAGATTTGAAACATACGTAATCGCCGGGACAGAGAGGGGAATTGTCTGCCTCAATGGAGCTGCAGCCAGAATGGTACAGACAGGGGACAGGGTAATTATAATGGCCTATTGCTATATGGACGAATCAGAGGCAGAGGAACATAAACCCAAGGTAGTTCTTTTAGGAGAGGATAATAAAGTTATGAAAATTTCCAGTTATGAAAAACACGGTAAATTGATGTAG
- the panC gene encoding pantoate--beta-alanine ligase, which translates to MEVIRGIQEIQKKIKEWKDAGESVGFIPTMGYLHRGHGSLIERAASENDRVVVSVFVNPMQFDNCNDLDSYPSDLSGDMDLVTRSGGDLIFSPTVQEIYPRGFNSLVEVENLDNELCGATRPGHFRGVCTVLTKFFLILAPQRAYFGKKDYQQLMVVKRMVADLNIPLEIVGCTTIREEGGLAMSSRNARLSEDEKRKALIINQTLKAVKDRVVQGEAEVEKIRRWAVERIEGVGGAVVDYFEIVHADTLQKITKIEDKAVAATAVFIGKSRLIDNIILGGKDETTDA; encoded by the coding sequence GTGGAAGTTATAAGAGGAATTCAGGAGATTCAAAAAAAGATCAAAGAATGGAAAGATGCAGGTGAAAGTGTAGGTTTTATTCCTACCATGGGATACCTTCACAGGGGTCATGGAAGTCTCATTGAAAGGGCGGCCAGTGAAAATGACAGGGTAGTTGTGAGTGTTTTTGTAAATCCCATGCAATTTGATAATTGTAATGACTTAGATTCCTATCCCTCTGACCTTTCCGGAGATATGGATCTTGTGACAAGATCGGGAGGAGATCTTATATTTAGTCCCACGGTGCAGGAGATCTATCCCCGGGGATTTAATTCCCTTGTAGAGGTAGAAAATTTAGATAATGAACTTTGCGGGGCTACAAGGCCCGGACACTTTAGAGGAGTCTGCACAGTTCTTACAAAGTTTTTTCTTATCCTGGCTCCTCAGAGGGCTTATTTTGGGAAAAAAGATTATCAGCAATTGATGGTTGTAAAAAGAATGGTCGCTGACTTGAATATCCCCCTTGAAATTGTAGGATGTACAACTATAAGAGAGGAAGGCGGGTTGGCTATGAGTTCTAGAAATGCAAGATTATCTGAAGATGAAAAAAGAAAAGCCCTTATAATAAATCAAACCTTGAAAGCTGTAAAAGACAGAGTTGTTCAAGGGGAGGCTGAGGTAGAAAAGATCCGAAGATGGGCTGTAGAAAGGATAGAGGGTGTAGGGGGAGCTGTCGTGGATTATTTTGAGATAGTCCACGCTGATACACTTCAAAAAATAACAAAAATAGAGGATAAAGCAGTGGCAGCCACTGCAGTATTTATAGGAAAATCCAGATTGATAGACAATATAATCCTAGGGGGAAAAGATGAAACTACAGATGCTTAA
- the rnmV gene encoding ribonuclease M5: MKKRIQEVIVVEGKDDISAVKKAVDAEMIEVNGFAVRRKSTLEKIKNACERTGVIVLTDPDFAGEQIRKTIENYVPDVKHAYISREEGRKGDNIGIENADPESILKALEGAKFKVVSERKEFTVIDMIENNLSVGANSKMNRQDLGGLLKIGYANSKQFLSKLNNFGITRDEFESAVKKLKDKN, from the coding sequence ATGAAAAAAAGAATACAAGAAGTTATAGTCGTAGAGGGAAAAGATGATATTTCTGCAGTAAAGAAGGCTGTAGATGCTGAGATGATAGAGGTTAATGGGTTTGCTGTGAGAAGAAAATCTACTTTGGAAAAGATAAAAAATGCCTGTGAAAGAACAGGGGTAATTGTTTTAACTGATCCTGATTTTGCAGGGGAACAAATTCGAAAAACTATTGAAAATTATGTTCCTGATGTCAAGCATGCTTATATTTCCAGGGAAGAAGGTAGGAAAGGTGATAATATCGGAATTGAAAATGCTGATCCCGAATCTATTCTAAAAGCCTTAGAAGGAGCAAAATTTAAGGTGGTTTCAGAAAGAAAAGAATTTACCGTTATTGATATGATTGAAAATAATCTATCTGTAGGAGCGAATTCTAAGATGAACAGACAGGATTTAGGAGGTCTATTAAAGATAGGTTATGCCAACAGTAAACAATTTTTAAGCAAATTAAATAATTTTGGGATAACTAGAGATGAATTTGAAAGTGCAGTAAAAAAATTAAAAGATAAAAATTAG
- the panB gene encoding 3-methyl-2-oxobutanoate hydroxymethyltransferase, translating into MKNTVVTFINSKKNGQKLSMLTAYDYTMAKIIDGTEINGILVGDSLGMVTLGYDSTLAVTVEDMIHHGRAVVRGVKNTLVTVDMPFMSYHNTLAEAIDNAGRIIKQTQAHAVKVEGGREILDKVKGLIKAQIPVMGHLGLTPQSLNIMGGFKVQGKSEEAAKKIIEDAKLLEEAGVFAIVLECIPEKLADLVSKSISIPTIGIGSGAGCDGQILVYQDMLNMDEDFKPKFVKTFADAGAVIKDGIKKYVDQVRDGEFPAVEHTFTMKEEVLEKLY; encoded by the coding sequence ATGAAAAATACAGTAGTAACATTTATTAATTCTAAAAAAAATGGACAGAAACTCTCCATGCTGACAGCATATGATTATACCATGGCAAAAATTATAGACGGAACAGAGATCAACGGAATACTGGTAGGAGATTCTCTGGGAATGGTAACTCTGGGATATGATTCCACTCTGGCGGTGACAGTAGAAGACATGATCCACCATGGAAGAGCAGTGGTCAGAGGAGTAAAAAATACCCTGGTAACAGTAGATATGCCATTTATGTCCTATCATAACACTCTGGCAGAAGCAATAGATAATGCAGGAAGGATAATAAAACAAACACAAGCCCATGCTGTTAAGGTGGAAGGCGGCAGGGAAATTTTAGATAAGGTAAAGGGTCTTATAAAGGCTCAAATACCAGTAATGGGCCACCTAGGACTGACACCACAATCCCTGAATATCATGGGAGGATTCAAGGTACAGGGAAAGAGTGAGGAAGCGGCAAAAAAAATAATAGAAGATGCCAAACTTTTAGAAGAGGCAGGGGTATTTGCAATAGTTCTTGAATGTATCCCTGAAAAACTAGCTGATCTTGTGAGTAAAAGTATATCTATACCTACCATAGGAATCGGTTCAGGAGCAGGTTGTGACGGACAGATCTTGGTATATCAGGATATGCTCAATATGGATGAGGATTTTAAACCTAAATTTGTTAAAACTTTTGCAGATGCAGGAGCGGTGATAAAAGATGGAATAAAAAAATATGTAGACCAGGTAAGAGATGGAGAGTTTCCTGCCGTGGAACATACTTTCACCATGAAGGAAGAGGTCTTAGAAAAACTTTATTAG
- the ald gene encoding alanine dehydrogenase, with protein sequence MRIGIPGEIKPQEHRIALVPEGAAEFINRGHNVYMTSGAANGIGLTDEDYKAVGVEILSTLEEVYEVSDMIVGVKEPQPRELALIKPGQIHYRYLHLAPDYDQTVGLMEAGATGIAFETVEMQNRSLPLLAPMSEVAGRESVIFGANILAKHMGGKGILLGGVTGTARAKVVVVGAGIAGQAALKMAVGLESDVTILDVDIAKLKYLDDIYGNKIKTLYSNAGNLAATIKEADLVISTVLIPGAKCPHLITMDMIHSMEAGSVIVDISIDQGGSTPISKPTYHEAPTFLTDNGVVMYCCANMPGAMPKTSSYALANVTLKYGLAIADLGVEGAIKRFPELKPGVNVYEGKLVYKHVSTAFPDLKFDELDTVMYAGK encoded by the coding sequence ATGAGAATAGGAATACCTGGAGAGATCAAACCACAAGAACATAGAATTGCATTAGTACCAGAGGGAGCAGCAGAGTTTATCAACAGAGGACATAATGTTTATATGACATCTGGAGCAGCAAATGGAATTGGATTAACTGATGAAGATTACAAGGCTGTAGGAGTAGAGATCCTTTCAACTTTAGAGGAAGTATATGAAGTTTCAGATATGATTGTGGGAGTTAAAGAACCTCAACCTAGAGAACTTGCTCTTATTAAACCTGGACAAATTCATTATAGATATCTTCATTTAGCGCCTGACTACGATCAAACAGTAGGATTAATGGAAGCTGGAGCTACTGGAATTGCATTTGAAACTGTAGAGATGCAAAACAGAAGTTTACCGTTATTAGCACCAATGTCTGAAGTAGCTGGAAGAGAGTCAGTTATTTTTGGAGCTAACATCTTAGCAAAACATATGGGTGGGAAAGGAATCTTATTAGGTGGTGTTACAGGGACTGCAAGAGCAAAAGTTGTAGTTGTAGGAGCTGGAATCGCTGGACAAGCTGCATTAAAAATGGCAGTAGGATTAGAATCTGATGTAACTATATTAGATGTAGATATCGCTAAATTAAAGTATTTAGATGATATTTATGGAAATAAAATCAAAACTCTTTATTCAAACGCAGGAAATTTAGCAGCAACTATTAAAGAAGCTGACTTAGTTATCTCTACTGTATTAATTCCAGGAGCTAAGTGTCCTCACTTAATCACTATGGATATGATACACTCAATGGAAGCAGGATCAGTAATCGTTGACATCTCAATCGACCAAGGTGGATCAACTCCAATCTCTAAACCAACATATCATGAAGCTCCTACTTTCTTAACAGATAATGGTGTAGTAATGTATTGTTGTGCTAATATGCCTGGAGCTATGCCTAAGACATCTTCATATGCCCTTGCAAATGTTACACTTAAATATGGATTAGCAATAGCTGACTTAGGAGTAGAGGGAGCTATCAAGAGATTCCCTGAATTAAAGCCTGGTGTAAACGTTTATGAAGGTAAATTAGTTTATAAGCATGTTTCAACAGCTTTCCCTGATTTAAAATTTGATGAATTAGATACAGTAATGTATGCAGGAAAATAA
- a CDS encoding MATE family efflux transporter codes for MNKEWILKEEKIPKALLKLSLPAVVGILISAIYNVVDTLFVGMLNDTRAIGAIAVSYPLFMLIAAIGQMIGVGGGNMISRFLGAQDKKSATTTFNLSIALGVVFSIVATIFGVNYLEWILKSIGATPTILPYAKTYTLIIVLGTFFTVINMVLNNTIRAEGNSKYSMCAIGLGAILNIILDPIFIFVLDYGIEGAAVATVISQFISTLFLFKYYFSKSSLLKVSFKQFLFKKSIFYSIIIVGLPSFSRQILVSVSMAVYNNALQVYGDTAIAAGGIAMRVVSIIMFTLFGFAQGFQPLVAYSYGQKNYSRIVEALKVSLIWVTIYSIVLNVIYIVFSENIIKIFSFDPQVIKLGQLNLYSLNIFFFTFGITTIVTTLYQSLGKGRESFILASCRNGFFFIPLVYILNYKFGLNGIIATHAIADLLAGLFTLYYIVKIKREMKKIVICV; via the coding sequence ATGAACAAAGAATGGATACTTAAAGAGGAAAAAATACCAAAAGCATTGTTGAAATTATCACTTCCTGCCGTAGTCGGAATTTTAATATCTGCTATATATAATGTAGTGGATACACTATTTGTTGGGATGCTAAATGACACTCGTGCAATAGGAGCTATTGCAGTTTCCTATCCTTTATTTATGTTGATAGCAGCCATTGGACAGATGATTGGTGTTGGCGGAGGAAATATGATCTCTAGATTTTTGGGAGCCCAGGATAAAAAAAGTGCCACCACTACATTTAATCTATCGATAGCTTTAGGAGTCGTCTTTTCAATAGTAGCAACTATTTTTGGTGTAAATTATTTAGAATGGATATTAAAGAGTATAGGAGCGACTCCTACAATTTTACCCTACGCAAAGACATATACATTGATTATTGTTTTAGGAACTTTTTTTACAGTCATCAACATGGTTTTAAATAACACAATCCGAGCAGAGGGAAACAGTAAATATAGTATGTGTGCCATTGGATTGGGAGCAATTTTAAATATTATCTTAGATCCAATTTTTATTTTTGTTTTAGATTATGGAATAGAGGGAGCCGCCGTAGCCACTGTTATTTCACAGTTTATCTCAACTCTATTTTTATTTAAATATTACTTTTCAAAATCCAGCCTTTTAAAGGTATCTTTTAAACAGTTTTTATTTAAAAAATCTATTTTTTATAGTATTATAATTGTTGGATTGCCGTCATTTTCCAGACAAATTTTAGTCAGTGTATCTATGGCAGTGTATAATAATGCATTGCAAGTTTATGGAGATACAGCTATTGCTGCTGGAGGGATTGCTATGCGTGTGGTCTCTATTATTATGTTTACACTCTTTGGGTTTGCTCAGGGGTTCCAGCCTTTAGTAGCTTATAGTTATGGCCAGAAAAATTATTCCCGTATAGTAGAAGCTCTTAAAGTATCTCTTATATGGGTTACTATATATAGTATAGTTTTAAACGTTATATATATAGTATTTTCTGAAAACATTATAAAAATATTTTCATTTGACCCTCAAGTGATTAAATTAGGACAATTAAACCTTTATTCTTTAAATATTTTCTTTTTTACCTTTGGAATTACGACTATTGTGACTACCCTTTATCAATCTTTAGGAAAGGGTCGGGAAAGTTTTATATTAGCCAGTTGTAGAAATGGTTTTTTCTTTATCCCATTGGTATATATTTTAAATTATAAATTTGGATTGAATGGTATAATTGCAACCCATGCTATAGCAGATTTATTGGCAGGATTATTTACCCTTTACTATATTGTTAAAATAAAAAGGGAGATGAAAAAAATAGTAATCTGTGTTTAA
- a CDS encoding CBS domain-containing protein yields MKQVRDVMNTDLITIEANLTFDNILKIMTEKGAGKLPVIDNGQLIGVVTRDDILVRQETAPLPPVIAFWDLLITLPENKEFKKKLKKLSGYIAKDIMSTNYLVVKQSDDLANVITQIVEQKYNYALVVENDSIEGIITKTDLIKKCFN; encoded by the coding sequence ATGAAACAAGTGCGTGATGTAATGAATACAGATTTAATAACAATAGAGGCTAACTTAACTTTTGATAACATCTTAAAGATTATGACAGAAAAAGGTGCGGGCAAGCTTCCAGTAATCGATAATGGACAATTGATAGGAGTAGTTACAAGGGATGATATTTTGGTAAGACAGGAAACTGCACCGCTTCCTCCGGTGATTGCATTTTGGGACCTGCTTATAACACTTCCAGAAAATAAAGAATTCAAGAAAAAATTGAAAAAATTATCAGGATATATTGCAAAGGACATAATGTCTACAAATTATTTAGTTGTGAAACAATCTGATGATCTAGCTAATGTCATAACTCAAATAGTAGAACAAAAATATAACTATGCGCTTGTGGTAGAAAATGATTCCATAGAGGGTATTATAACGAAAACAGACTTAATTAAAAAATGTTTTAATTAA
- the ald gene encoding alanine dehydrogenase codes for MRIGIPGEIKPQEHRIALVPEGAAEFINRGHNVYMTAGAANGIGLTDEDYKAVGVEILSTLEEVYEVSDMIVGVKEPQPRELALIKPGQIHYRYLHLAPDYDQTVGLMKAGATGIAFETVEMPNRSLPLLAPMSEVAGREGVIFGANILAKHMGGKGILLGGVTGTARAKVVIVGAGISGQAALKMAVGLESDVTILDVDIAKLKYLDDIYGNKIKTLYSNSGNLAATLKEADLVISTVLIPGAKCPHLITMDMIHSMEAGSVIVDISIDQGGSTPISKPTYHEAPTFLTDNGVVMYCCANMPGAMPKTSSYALANVTLKYGLAIADLGVEGAIERFPELKPGINVYEGKLVYKHVSTAFPDLKFDELDTVMK; via the coding sequence ATGAGAATAGGAATACCTGGAGAGATCAAACCACAAGAACATAGAATTGCACTAGTACCAGAGGGAGCGGCAGAATTTATCAACAGAGGACATAATGTTTATATGACAGCTGGAGCGGCAAATGGAATAGGGTTAACTGACGAAGATTATAAAGCTGTAGGAGTAGAAATTCTTTCAACTTTAGAGGAAGTATATGAAGTTTCAGATATGATTGTGGGAGTTAAAGAACCTCAACCTAGAGAACTTGCTCTTATTAAACCTGGACAAATTCATTATAGATATCTTCATTTAGCACCTGACTACGATCAAACAGTAGGGTTAATGAAAGCGGGAGCTACTGGAATTGCATTTGAAACTGTAGAAATGCCAAATAGAAGTTTACCGTTATTAGCACCAATGTCTGAAGTAGCTGGAAGAGAAGGGGTTATTTTTGGAGCTAACATCTTAGCAAAACATATGGGTGGAAAAGGAATCTTATTAGGTGGTGTTACAGGAACTGCCAGAGCAAAAGTTGTGATTGTAGGAGCTGGAATCTCTGGACAAGCTGCATTAAAAATGGCAGTAGGATTAGAATCTGATGTAACTATATTAGATGTAGATATCGCTAAATTAAAGTATTTAGATGACATTTATGGAAATAAGATCAAAACTCTTTATTCAAACTCAGGAAACTTAGCAGCGACTCTTAAAGAAGCTGACTTAGTAATTTCTACTGTATTAATTCCAGGAGCTAAGTGTCCTCACTTAATCACTATGGATATGATCCACTCAATGGAAGCAGGATCAGTAATCGTTGATATCTCAATCGACCAAGGTGGATCAACTCCAATCTCTAAACCAACATATCATGAAGCTCCTACTTTCTTAACAGATAATGGTGTAGTAATGTATTGTTGTGCTAATATGCCTGGAGCTATGCCTAAGACATCTTCATATGCTCTTGCAAATGTTACACTTAAATATGGATTAGCAATAGCTGATTTAGGAGTAGAGGGAGCTATCGAGAGATTCCCTGAATTAAAGCCTGGTATAAACGTTTATGAAGGTAAGTTAGTTTATAAGCATGTTTCAACTGCTTTCCCTGACTTAAAATTTGATGAATTAGACACAGTGATGAAATAG
- the ndk gene encoding nucleoside-diphosphate kinase: protein MPEQTFLMIKPDGVKRKLVGDILIRLEKKGLKIAAMKMLQITKELAELHYNEHRGKEFYEELIEFITSGPVVAIVLEGEGIVKIIRNFAGKTNPKEADCGTIRGDYAFDITQNVIHTSDSISSAQREIINFFKKSEILSNTEG from the coding sequence ATGCCGGAGCAAACATTTTTAATGATTAAGCCAGATGGTGTGAAAAGAAAATTAGTAGGAGATATATTGATTAGATTAGAGAAAAAGGGACTGAAGATAGCCGCAATGAAAATGTTACAAATAACAAAGGAATTGGCAGAACTGCACTATAATGAGCACAGAGGAAAGGAGTTCTATGAGGAATTAATTGAATTTATTACCTCAGGACCCGTTGTAGCTATTGTTTTAGAAGGGGAAGGGATAGTTAAAATTATCCGTAATTTTGCAGGAAAAACTAATCCAAAAGAAGCGGATTGTGGTACAATAAGAGGTGATTATGCTTTTGACATAACTCAAAATGTTATCCATACTTCCGATTCTATATCAAGTGCTCAAAGAGAGATAATTAATTTTTTTAAAAAATCAGAAATTCTAAGTAATACAGAAGGGTAG
- a CDS encoding Rossmann-like and DUF2520 domain-containing protein gives MRIGIIGAGRVGISLGKYLRYRNFSISGYLKRERKENVIDPSKLGWESFESYTEIVEQSDIILIAVPDDEIIDVWNKLSRENIEGRCVIHTSGAVSSEIFCNAEELGAEAASLHPMMTFSDIDTPMSRMEEMSLVLEGDSPQAKKIVEGLGNKCFSVEKKFKMRYHLAGVYASNLIVPMIHRGIDNLQKCGFSEKEAKDILLPLVEKTVENIGEKGIKDSITGPLQRGDLNTLRGHLNSQERWERDLYLAGSRELLKIIGENKEIEGILEDKR, from the coding sequence ATGAGAATTGGTATTATAGGAGCAGGCAGGGTAGGGATATCTTTGGGAAAATATTTAAGATATCGGAATTTTTCTATCTCAGGATACTTAAAGAGAGAAAGAAAAGAAAATGTCATAGATCCATCTAAACTGGGATGGGAATCTTTTGAGAGTTATACAGAGATAGTGGAGCAATCAGATATAATTTTAATTGCTGTTCCCGACGACGAGATTATCGATGTCTGGAATAAGTTGTCTAGGGAAAATATAGAGGGCCGCTGTGTAATCCATACCAGTGGTGCTGTCTCATCAGAAATATTTTGCAACGCAGAGGAACTGGGAGCAGAGGCTGCTTCTCTTCACCCTATGATGACTTTTTCTGATATAGATACGCCAATGAGCAGGATGGAGGAAATGTCCCTGGTTTTAGAAGGTGACTCTCCCCAGGCAAAAAAAATAGTCGAGGGATTGGGAAACAAATGTTTTAGTGTGGAGAAAAAATTTAAAATGAGATATCACCTTGCAGGGGTCTATGCATCCAACCTGATAGTTCCAATGATTCATAGGGGAATAGATAACCTTCAAAAATGTGGATTTTCAGAAAAAGAGGCTAAAGATATCCTCCTTCCCCTGGTTGAAAAAACCGTTGAAAATATAGGAGAAAAAGGGATAAAAGATTCAATTACAGGTCCCCTCCAAAGGGGCGATTTAAATACTTTGAGGGGACATCTAAACTCTCAAGAAAGATGGGAACGAGATCTCTATCTAGCAGGGTCCAGGGAACTTTTAAAAATTATTGGTGAAAATAAAGAGATAGAAGGTATATTGGAGGATAAAAGATGA
- a CDS encoding Crp/Fnr family transcriptional regulator produces the protein MEKIKNIIEKTPLKDFIPQKYLDRLKILNLSSGEYFHYSEKKLNSIFFIVEGIIQIKQTTQDGVDLNYSLLDDFNVIGEKKLLFGEEGEVDFYTIKDKTKIIEVPLDIGIELIKNDSFKIFLLKLHCEKLHRFVWDISILHFKGVNKFLAHSILTYSKKEKFRFKNMSFLSEILGIDRKSLYSAIKKLEEEKLIVRENKVLKILDREKLKEYIKF, from the coding sequence ATGGAAAAGATCAAAAATATTATAGAAAAAACTCCACTAAAAGATTTTATTCCTCAAAAATACTTAGATAGATTAAAAATATTAAATTTATCTTCTGGAGAATATTTTCATTATTCAGAAAAAAAATTAAATTCTATTTTTTTTATTGTTGAAGGGATTATACAGATAAAACAAACTACTCAAGACGGAGTTGATCTAAACTATAGTTTATTGGATGATTTTAATGTCATTGGAGAAAAAAAGTTGCTCTTTGGAGAGGAGGGAGAGGTAGATTTTTATACTATAAAAGATAAAACAAAAATTATAGAAGTTCCATTGGATATTGGAATTGAATTAATAAAAAATGATAGTTTTAAAATCTTTCTCTTAAAGCTTCATTGTGAAAAACTTCATAGGTTTGTATGGGATATATCTATCTTACATTTTAAGGGTGTAAATAAATTTTTAGCACACAGTATATTAACCTATTCTAAAAAAGAAAAGTTTAGATTTAAAAATATGTCCTTTCTCAGTGAAATACTTGGTATAGATAGAAAAAGTTTATACAGTGCTATTAAGAAATTAGAGGAAGAAAAATTAATAGTAAGAGAAAATAAAGTTCTCAAAATTTTAGATAGGGAAAAATTAAAAGAATACATAAAATTTTAA